Proteins encoded within one genomic window of Brenneria nigrifluens DSM 30175 = ATCC 13028:
- a CDS encoding Cox family DNA-binding protein yields the protein MADGVYEIRHPVDAVPYQKFAEMIGKSEAAVKGMVDNGKLPLIPWINPENPNPRRGENWVYIPEFNRAMRDAFMNRPKEQRDAWLLWLGL from the coding sequence ATGGCAGACGGTGTTTATGAGATTCGCCACCCGGTTGACGCAGTTCCGTATCAGAAGTTTGCAGAAATGATCGGGAAATCGGAAGCGGCAGTAAAGGGCATGGTTGATAACGGAAAGCTGCCGCTGATTCCGTGGATTAACCCGGAAAACCCAAACCCGCGCCGTGGTGAAAATTGGGTGTATATCCCAGAATTCAATCGCGCTATGCGTGACGCCTTCATGAATCGCCCGAAAGAACAGCGCGACGCATGGTTATTGTGGCTGGGGCTGTAA
- a CDS encoding DUF4761 domain-containing protein, protein MVIVAGAVINKRGVVNLVQLNSKTSLYRGFTILKLPRKKPYNRQRYQITRECDYFGLDFALAEACKTIDKLCGVKND, encoded by the coding sequence ATGGTTATTGTGGCTGGGGCTGTAATAAATAAGAGAGGCGTCGTGAATCTGGTTCAGCTAAATAGCAAAACGTCGCTATATCGTGGTTTCACTATTTTAAAGTTGCCACGTAAAAAACCATATAACCGTCAGCGTTATCAAATTACACGCGAATGCGATTATTTCGGGTTGGATTTTGCGCTGGCAGAAGCATGTAAAACCATAGATAAATTATGCGGAGTTAAAAATGATTAG
- a CDS encoding phage filamentation protein Fil family protein, whose amino-acid sequence MISIARLLISQSPAPQPENKGWLELPSGRRIQPKPSQVYFFPGRQKPYMPPATRRRWFARLINLSA is encoded by the coding sequence ATGATTAGCATCGCGCGTTTATTAATATCTCAATCACCAGCGCCGCAGCCAGAAAATAAAGGCTGGCTGGAGTTGCCGAGCGGTCGCCGCATTCAGCCAAAACCAAGCCAGGTTTATTTTTTCCCTGGGCGCCAAAAACCTTATATGCCGCCTGCAACACGCCGCCGCTGGTTTGCGCGGTTAATTAACCTTTCCGCGTAA
- a CDS encoding DUF5347 domain-containing protein: protein MANTEAARAVPLSISTRTDGLNHIAALRGKFFQSDSEKDMCRFIDDMRDKIDRDYHENMRVLAAIFYLADISKERHHLNFNELTTDEKTRLIKTMNKLKAVVSLFPKHLIL from the coding sequence GTGGCTAACACCGAAGCCGCTCGCGCCGTTCCGCTGAGCATCAGCACCAGAACGGACGGGCTTAACCACATCGCCGCGCTAAGGGGGAAATTCTTTCAGTCGGACAGTGAAAAGGATATGTGCCGTTTTATTGATGATATGCGGGACAAGATAGATCGTGATTATCACGAAAATATGCGCGTGCTGGCTGCAATTTTTTATTTGGCAGATATCAGTAAAGAGCGTCATCACTTGAATTTTAATGAACTGACAACTGACGAAAAAACAAGGCTGATTAAGACAATGAATAAACTTAAGGCAGTTGTGAGTTTATTCCCAAAACATTTAATTCTTTAA
- a CDS encoding DUF2732 family protein, with amino-acid sequence MRNAQVRKMSTAGNEALTELLKKAKLEEKKDQHFGFSVRLDALSIHAQNKGLSATEIIELLRAEAGRFESSAQEII; translated from the coding sequence ATGAGAAATGCGCAAGTTAGAAAAATGAGTACGGCAGGAAATGAAGCGCTTACCGAGCTTCTGAAAAAAGCAAAACTGGAAGAAAAAAAAGACCAGCATTTTGGCTTTTCCGTTCGTCTTGATGCGCTGTCTATTCATGCGCAGAACAAAGGGCTTTCGGCCACGGAAATCATTGAACTGCTGCGCGCCGAGGCGGGCCGCTTTGAGTCATCGGCGCAGGAGATTATCTGA
- a CDS encoding TraR/DksA family transcriptional regulator: MADYMDAAQEQQDMIRDAHIAAARRKSAAPSAFTCENCDAPIPEARRVAVPGVSLCVHCQGISEQKSKHYRGEK; this comes from the coding sequence ATGGCTGATTACATGGACGCCGCGCAAGAGCAGCAAGACATGATACGCGATGCGCATATCGCCGCCGCCCGCCGCAAGTCTGCGGCGCCATCCGCTTTTACTTGCGAAAACTGCGACGCGCCAATACCGGAAGCGCGCCGCGTTGCCGTTCCTGGCGTGTCGCTCTGCGTACATTGCCAAGGCATTAGCGAACAGAAAAGTAAACACTATCGGGGTGAAAAATGA
- a CDS encoding Dam family site-specific DNA-(adenine-N6)-methyltransferase yields MIRPFIKWAGGKTRVLPDLLPLLPKGDRLFEPFVGGASVFLNTDYPRYVLADINADLINTYRMAKGATQAFISTAKELFKNGNSKSEFYRNRDKFNAISDDEHMLKAALFLYLNRHCFNGICRYNASGFFNVPFGSYKKPYFPEAEIRLFAEKANDTTTCFIAADFRKVLAAKAINERSVIYCDPPYLPVSDTANFTQYHHRAFTVESHRALAKYLRIVRYETGAAVVISNSDTPATREIYQNYKFYEIGVSRSLGAAAVSRKKAGELIGVLDVGVSK; encoded by the coding sequence ATGATCCGCCCGTTCATCAAATGGGCGGGGGGTAAAACCCGCGTCCTGCCCGATTTGCTGCCACTCCTGCCGAAAGGCGATCGCCTGTTTGAGCCGTTTGTCGGCGGCGCGTCCGTGTTCCTGAATACCGATTATCCCCGCTATGTGCTGGCTGATATTAACGCTGACCTGATTAATACATATCGGATGGCTAAGGGCGCCACTCAGGCATTTATCAGCACAGCAAAAGAGTTATTCAAAAACGGCAATAGCAAGAGCGAGTTTTATCGCAACCGCGACAAGTTCAACGCCATATCTGACGATGAACACATGCTAAAAGCCGCGTTATTTCTATACCTGAATCGCCATTGCTTTAACGGTATTTGCCGGTACAACGCATCAGGTTTTTTTAATGTCCCGTTCGGAAGCTATAAAAAACCTTACTTCCCGGAAGCAGAGATAAGGCTGTTTGCGGAAAAGGCCAACGACACCACAACCTGTTTTATCGCGGCAGATTTTCGGAAAGTGCTGGCCGCGAAAGCGATAAATGAACGCAGCGTTATCTATTGCGATCCGCCCTACCTGCCGGTCAGTGACACGGCAAATTTCACGCAATATCACCACAGAGCATTTACCGTCGAGAGCCACCGCGCATTGGCTAAATACCTAAGAATCGTTCGTTACGAAACTGGCGCCGCCGTAGTTATTTCAAATAGCGATACCCCCGCCACGCGCGAAATTTACCAGAATTACAAGTTTTATGAGATTGGCGTAAGCCGCTCGCTGGGTGCCGCCGCGGTTTCACGCAAAAAGGCCGGGGAATTGATTGGTGTGCTGGATGTAGGGGTGAGTAAATGA
- a CDS encoding phosphoadenosine phosphosulfate reductase family protein gives MIPFAVNPLCLEPNTINVISVSGGKDSLAQWLLAIESGADHIPAFADTGHEHPQTMEYLDYLESKLGKIRRVHADFSTHIEGKRKFIAEKWPVTLVSECGFTDEQAANIIATALDTLHPTGIPFLDLCMWKGRFPSTKRRFCSTELKHEPIRLQVVEPIIDAGFEVVSWQGVRAEESAPRALLSEWESGFDIGPRLSIYRPILHWKHADVFALAKRHGIKPNPLYEQGCSRVGCMPCIQARKSELAEIFRRWPEEIERVAKWERLVAACSRRQNSTFFPSTNDPKKAERRIECISVESHGIQTYRDWALTTRGGRQFDLLGEAVDPMVCNSVYAGVCE, from the coding sequence ATGATCCCTTTTGCTGTTAATCCCCTATGCTTGGAGCCAAACACAATCAACGTTATTTCCGTTTCAGGAGGTAAGGATAGTCTTGCTCAATGGCTATTAGCCATTGAGAGCGGCGCTGATCATATCCCGGCATTCGCCGACACGGGTCATGAACACCCTCAGACAATGGAGTATTTGGATTATCTGGAGTCCAAGCTAGGGAAAATAAGGCGTGTCCATGCTGATTTCTCTACTCACATTGAAGGTAAGCGCAAATTTATTGCCGAAAAGTGGCCTGTCACCCTTGTTTCAGAATGTGGTTTTACTGACGAGCAGGCCGCAAATATTATCGCCACCGCATTAGATACCTTGCATCCCACTGGTATTCCATTTCTTGATTTGTGCATGTGGAAGGGCCGCTTCCCGTCAACGAAACGGCGTTTTTGCTCTACAGAACTAAAACATGAGCCAATCCGTTTACAGGTTGTTGAACCAATTATTGATGCAGGGTTTGAGGTTGTCTCATGGCAAGGGGTACGCGCTGAAGAGTCCGCCCCGCGTGCGCTTTTATCTGAGTGGGAATCCGGCTTTGATATTGGCCCTCGCCTAAGCATCTATCGCCCTATTCTTCATTGGAAGCATGCCGATGTTTTCGCATTGGCAAAGCGTCACGGTATCAAGCCAAATCCGCTATACGAGCAAGGCTGTAGCCGCGTCGGATGCATGCCATGCATTCAAGCCAGAAAATCCGAATTGGCAGAAATATTCCGCCGCTGGCCGGAGGAGATTGAGCGAGTAGCCAAGTGGGAACGTCTCGTTGCTGCCTGTAGCCGCCGCCAAAATTCAACGTTTTTCCCATCAACAAACGATCCCAAAAAAGCAGAACGGCGCATTGAGTGTATTAGCGTCGAGTCTCACGGCATCCAAACGTACAGAGATTGGGCGTTAACAACCAGAGGGGGGCGCCAGTTCGATTTATTGGGCGAAGCTGTCGATCCGATGGTTTGCAACAGTGTGTATGCCGGGGTGTGTGAATAA
- a CDS encoding replication endonuclease, whose translation MPQQWAYPWNAPRPAISPFSESAGSSPALPTAEVKQHPVVDLHLKRLVARAISAPDLDFNQAIARLDRSEPNGTLLYIRHEFAEKARAEYLEEQSGWMKTPEGVEARLREQPFFIRDTYRQKIEWLRANREPRHVSAFFMGTVKKALLRLEAVRAKQSVRDGFSSELAMYWRARWPHLAEFTKQEAINAGHTIAASVAEMFETECGDTSPEEMANDDIQALFWHLGREILALRVTPPCWGVIIGDAESRNRICSAILRITSPEWWGRKLWRLRCEWRENQFRAIGVIHKKRMPYVSIDALNQWQEQRRKNRAFFQSHELVDEDGNIASLENMVYASTSNPAIRRHELMTRMAGVEMVAMARGDAGIFLTITCPSRYHANTQNGHQNPKWDHTSPRQGQRYLCKTWARAMSALNRRNLRPYGFRVAEPHHDATPHWHVLLFMPPDDRKEITDILRDYFIAEDRAELGRNTGARFKAKKLDPQKGSATAYVAKYISKNIDGYALDGELDNETGKPLSDTAKYAMAWASQHNIRQFQPFGMPPVTVWRELRRLANQLTAAQKETGAFKRGAPQLADPAMDAVLAAADAGCFATYIEKQGGVLIPRERYTVRIAYEEADEQNTYGETPEKIFGVFSPRLGALSRICTRLIKWKIRKKQAVDDGANASGGRALAVTSPPGDAWSSVNNSTVDEKINISESTDREIDGTSEQESIDFQQMTDAERRALLGRLRSQPPDRRHNKHSSTSQPIKANEKQAVIKLSDEWRASVADFARSLGWDISSGEIQRLAMGHAIAVAGRSYIARADGCLYCAPLNGRESGDQDKAAALLQRIAALRELAAQS comes from the coding sequence ATGCCCCAGCAATGGGCCTATCCCTGGAATGCCCCGCGCCCGGCGATCTCTCCCTTCTCTGAGAGCGCCGGATCTTCCCCTGCCCTACCGACTGCGGAAGTTAAACAGCATCCTGTCGTTGACCTTCACTTAAAACGCCTCGTTGCGCGCGCCATTTCTGCGCCAGATTTAGACTTTAATCAGGCCATCGCCAGGCTGGATCGTTCAGAGCCTAACGGCACCTTGCTGTACATCCGGCATGAGTTTGCAGAAAAAGCCCGCGCGGAATACCTGGAAGAACAAAGCGGCTGGATGAAAACGCCGGAAGGCGTTGAAGCCAGGTTACGCGAACAACCGTTTTTTATCCGCGACACCTACCGACAAAAAATAGAATGGCTGCGGGCCAACCGCGAGCCGCGACACGTCAGCGCCTTTTTCATGGGAACCGTGAAAAAAGCCCTGCTGCGTCTTGAAGCCGTACGCGCCAAGCAAAGCGTGCGCGATGGTTTTTCGTCAGAGTTGGCAATGTACTGGCGCGCCCGCTGGCCGCACCTGGCCGAGTTCACTAAGCAGGAGGCGATCAACGCCGGCCATACTATTGCCGCTAGTGTCGCGGAAATGTTTGAAACGGAATGCGGCGACACCTCGCCGGAAGAAATGGCGAATGACGATATTCAGGCTCTTTTCTGGCATCTTGGCCGGGAAATCTTGGCGCTGCGCGTAACGCCGCCGTGCTGGGGTGTGATTATCGGTGATGCCGAATCACGTAATCGTATTTGCTCCGCCATTCTACGCATTACCAGCCCGGAATGGTGGGGGCGTAAGTTGTGGCGTCTGCGTTGCGAGTGGAGAGAAAACCAGTTCCGCGCTATCGGCGTGATCCACAAAAAGAGGATGCCATACGTCAGCATCGACGCGCTGAACCAGTGGCAAGAGCAGCGCCGCAAAAACCGCGCTTTTTTCCAGTCTCATGAATTGGTTGATGAGGATGGCAACATTGCATCACTGGAAAACATGGTTTATGCCAGCACCAGTAACCCAGCCATACGCCGGCATGAACTAATGACCCGCATGGCTGGCGTTGAAATGGTCGCTATGGCGCGCGGCGATGCCGGTATTTTTCTGACTATCACCTGCCCTTCTCGCTATCACGCGAACACGCAGAACGGGCATCAAAACCCTAAATGGGATCACACTTCACCGCGCCAGGGGCAGCGTTATCTATGCAAAACATGGGCGCGGGCAATGTCTGCACTCAATCGCCGCAACCTGCGCCCGTATGGCTTCCGCGTTGCGGAACCGCATCACGACGCTACGCCGCACTGGCACGTGCTTTTGTTCATGCCGCCGGATGACAGAAAGGAAATAACCGATATTCTGCGCGATTACTTTATTGCCGAAGATCGGGCCGAGCTGGGCCGCAATACGGGCGCCCGCTTTAAAGCGAAGAAACTCGACCCACAGAAAGGCAGCGCCACCGCTTACGTGGCGAAGTACATCAGCAAAAACATTGATGGTTACGCGCTGGATGGCGAGCTGGACAATGAAACCGGTAAGCCGCTGAGCGATACGGCAAAGTATGCGATGGCCTGGGCGTCCCAGCATAATATCCGGCAGTTTCAGCCGTTCGGCATGCCACCGGTGACGGTATGGCGCGAGTTGCGCCGACTGGCGAACCAGTTAACCGCGGCGCAGAAAGAAACCGGCGCATTCAAACGCGGAGCGCCGCAGCTTGCCGATCCCGCAATGGATGCCGTGTTAGCGGCAGCGGATGCGGGCTGTTTCGCTACTTACATCGAGAAGCAAGGCGGCGTACTGATCCCACGCGAACGCTATACGGTGCGCATCGCTTATGAAGAAGCCGACGAGCAGAACACCTACGGCGAAACGCCAGAAAAAATATTCGGGGTGTTTTCTCCGCGCCTGGGCGCGCTCTCACGTATTTGTACCCGCTTGATCAAGTGGAAAATCAGGAAAAAACAGGCCGTTGACGATGGCGCCAATGCCAGCGGCGGGAGGGCTTTGGCTGTTACGTCGCCCCCCGGCGACGCTTGGAGTTCTGTCAATAACTCTACGGTAGACGAAAAAATAAACATTTCCGAGTCAACCGATAGAGAGATTGACGGTACGTCTGAACAAGAAAGCATCGACTTTCAACAGATGACGGACGCGGAACGGCGCGCATTGCTAGGCAGGCTCAGATCGCAGCCGCCGGATCGGCGACATAACAAACACTCGTCCACAAGTCAGCCCATTAAAGCGAATGAAAAACAGGCGGTTATCAAACTGTCGGACGAATGGCGCGCCAGCGTTGCCGATTTCGCCCGCTCGCTGGGCTGGGATATCAGCAGCGGAGAGATTCAGCGCCTGGCGATGGGCCATGCGATCGCCGTTGCTGGCCGGTCATACATTGCGCGCGCTGACGGGTGCCTGTACTGCGCGCCGCTGAACGGCCGGGAATCCGGGGATCAGGATAAAGCAGCGGCGTTATTGCAACGTATCGCCGCACTGCGGGAACTAGCCGCACAGTCGTAA
- a CDS encoding DNA adenine methylase, with protein sequence MGYLGSKAASGAYQKIIANMPPHDVYVETHLGGGAVMLNKPPARMNVGVDIDPITVEEFCQFNPDFVDTLDTRLRIINEDAVDFLQSHDLEAMGRTLIYADPPYLLETRTGSARYRHEYTVEDHRDLIAILRQVPCSVMISGYPSALYDELLKGWRSVTFQVMTRGGARTEKLWMNYPESSAYSAKYAGKDYIDRQRIKRKAERWAAKYRAMSSAERLAVMSELNKIDSSL encoded by the coding sequence ATGGGGTATTTGGGAAGCAAGGCCGCGTCAGGCGCATATCAAAAAATTATCGCTAACATGCCGCCGCATGATGTGTACGTTGAGACTCATCTGGGCGGTGGCGCCGTCATGCTGAATAAGCCGCCCGCGCGGATGAATGTTGGTGTTGACATTGACCCAATCACCGTTGAAGAGTTCTGCCAGTTCAATCCTGATTTTGTAGACACGCTGGATACGCGGCTACGAATCATCAATGAGGATGCAGTTGATTTCCTGCAAAGTCATGACCTTGAAGCGATGGGCCGCACGCTGATTTACGCAGACCCGCCATATTTGCTGGAAACCAGAACCGGCAGCGCTCGCTATCGGCATGAATACACGGTTGAAGATCATCGGGATTTGATCGCTATTCTGCGGCAGGTTCCTTGCAGCGTAATGATTTCCGGCTATCCGTCAGCGCTCTATGACGAGCTTTTAAAGGGCTGGCGATCGGTTACGTTCCAAGTGATGACGCGCGGCGGGGCCAGGACGGAAAAACTATGGATGAACTATCCAGAAAGCTCGGCCTACAGCGCCAAGTATGCCGGTAAAGATTACATTGATCGGCAGCGCATCAAGCGTAAAGCGGAAAGATGGGCGGCGAAGTACCGGGCTATGTCGTCAGCGGAACGGCTGGCGGTGATGAGCGAGTTAAACAAAATAGATAGCTCACTTTGA
- a CDS encoding type II toxin-antitoxin system HicA family toxin — MQEKIASLRKKQRETLNQIFKTPVLSGVKWSNIESLITALGGEIKEGSGSRVRFFLNGSIARFHRPHPSPDTDKGALVSLREWLESIGVKP, encoded by the coding sequence ATGCAGGAAAAAATAGCCAGTCTGAGAAAAAAACAGCGGGAAACGCTGAATCAGATTTTCAAAACGCCGGTACTCTCTGGTGTTAAATGGTCGAATATTGAGTCACTTATCACTGCGTTAGGTGGTGAGATTAAGGAAGGAAGCGGCTCAAGAGTACGATTTTTTCTGAACGGGAGCATTGCCCGATTCCATCGTCCGCATCCGTCACCGGATACTGATAAAGGCGCGTTGGTCAGCCTGCGTGAATGGTTGGAAAGTATAGGGGTAAAACCATGA
- a CDS encoding type II toxin-antitoxin system HicB family antitoxin, translating to MTKALNTPNTMVVAGQPAIISYVPEIGMFRGKFIGLSGYCDFVADSIDGLRSEGEISLREYLADCQESGIDPYEREEKVKTFTLRYPESFGERLTIAAAERQVSVNAFIVETLNERMKLA from the coding sequence ATGACTAAAGCACTTAATACACCAAATACGATGGTTGTTGCCGGGCAACCGGCCATCATTAGTTATGTGCCTGAAATTGGCATGTTTCGTGGTAAGTTTATTGGTTTATCAGGCTATTGTGACTTTGTAGCCGATAGCATTGATGGGCTAAGGAGTGAGGGAGAAATCTCACTACGTGAATATCTGGCAGATTGTCAGGAAAGCGGAATCGATCCCTATGAGCGTGAAGAGAAAGTGAAAACGTTCACCCTCCGCTACCCTGAATCGTTCGGAGAACGGCTGACCATTGCCGCCGCTGAACGCCAGGTTTCAGTGAATGCGTTTATCGTCGAAACGCTTAACGAACGAATGAAGCTCGCTTAA
- a CDS encoding phage portal protein, producing MSTRKSARARRQSESRKDLAAELQKLPGLSTFTFDGPWPVNSSYDLLDSMYCADNGRYYETPISWYGLARQFGHASWHQSALMFKRNVLAGCFVPHKLLSRQTFSAFALDWFVFGNAYLEFRKNMIGGALGLRHSLAKYTRRGSDLDTYWFIQSGLQDHQFNTGDVCHVINPDIHQEIYGMPEYLAGLLSANLSHSADKFRTLYYDNGSHAGCIVYVNSAMADQASIDQLQKTLTDTRRGGAFKNILLHAPNGGKDSVQVLPFSQISAKDEFLGVKTATRDDILAAHRVPPQLMGVIPQGNGSFGDVEKSAKVFAINELTPVMEAMKHVNDWLGEEVIRFNPYALLDTDK from the coding sequence TTGAGCACACGAAAATCAGCACGCGCCCGGCGCCAATCCGAGTCGCGAAAGGATTTAGCCGCCGAGCTGCAAAAACTCCCCGGCCTCAGCACGTTTACGTTTGATGGCCCCTGGCCGGTCAACTCATCTTATGACCTGCTGGATTCGATGTATTGCGCCGACAATGGCCGGTACTACGAGACGCCGATCAGTTGGTACGGCCTGGCCCGCCAGTTTGGGCATGCCAGCTGGCACCAGTCGGCGCTGATGTTCAAGCGCAACGTGTTAGCCGGCTGCTTTGTTCCCCACAAACTTCTGTCGCGCCAGACGTTCTCCGCCTTTGCACTGGATTGGTTTGTGTTCGGTAATGCATATCTGGAATTTAGAAAGAACATGATCGGTGGGGCGTTGGGTTTGCGTCACTCGCTGGCAAAGTACACCCGGCGCGGGTCAGATCTGGATACCTATTGGTTTATCCAATCCGGCCTACAGGATCACCAATTCAACACTGGCGACGTTTGCCATGTGATCAACCCCGACATTCACCAGGAAATCTACGGCATGCCCGAATACCTGGCGGGGTTGTTGTCCGCCAATCTGTCACACTCGGCTGACAAGTTCCGCACGTTGTATTATGACAATGGCAGCCATGCCGGTTGTATCGTGTACGTCAACAGTGCCATGGCTGACCAGGCAAGCATCGATCAACTACAGAAGACATTGACAGACACAAGGCGGGGCGGGGCATTCAAAAACATCCTGCTACATGCGCCTAACGGGGGTAAAGACTCGGTTCAGGTGCTGCCGTTCAGCCAGATATCCGCCAAGGATGAATTTCTCGGCGTCAAGACAGCCACCCGCGATGACATTCTGGCGGCGCACCGCGTGCCTCCGCAGTTGATGGGTGTGATCCCGCAGGGTAACGGCTCGTTTGGTGACGTTGAGAAGTCGGCTAAGGTGTTTGCCATTAACGAATTAACGCCGGTGATGGAAGCCATGAAACACGTTAACGACTGGCTGGGCGAGGAGGTGATCCGCTTCAACCCCTACGCGCTGCTGGATACCGACAAATAA
- a CDS encoding terminase large subunit domain-containing protein: protein MAVQEAFIRLRARQLYWQGYPPAEISRLMGINQNTVYAWKKRDEWDETPPIQRVTTSIDARLVQLTAKEKKTGGDFKEIDLLTRQLKKLDNGTAATQPKKKVRKKQNFFSEEQIVALRGKILDSLHWHQRGWYDNHHHRNRMLLKSRQIGATWYFAREALLRALRDDVKYGYQRNQIFLSASRRQAFQFRNFIRDAAAEVDVELKGGDMIKLFNGAELHFLGTSAASAQSYTGNLYFDEFFWVGRFAELKRVAGAMATLTGLTSTYFSTPSAESHEAYPFWTGEAFNKGRTQGKRVEFDTTWKTLNSGVMCPDKTWRQIVTLQDAADHGWDLTDIDEIREEKSPEEYEQLYNCAFIRDGEAAFNYDMLLSCGADGYDDWPDWKPYAMRPMADRPVWIGYDPNGASGKGDSGAISVNAAPLIAGGKFRTIETQRIRGLEFEQQAALIIGMLTRYNVQHIGIDGQGIGEAVYQLVKKAFPAAVCYQFSLASKRALVLKMQQMVRAGRWEYDRSERDLITAFNSVRKIVTPGGMISYDTDRSRGVSHGDLAWATMLAIINEPLGQDGGKTMTVMEY, encoded by the coding sequence ATGGCGGTTCAGGAAGCATTCATCAGACTGCGAGCACGGCAACTTTACTGGCAGGGATACCCGCCGGCGGAAATATCGCGCCTGATGGGTATCAATCAAAATACGGTTTACGCCTGGAAGAAACGCGATGAATGGGACGAAACGCCCCCGATCCAGCGTGTTACTACGTCTATTGATGCGCGTCTTGTTCAACTGACTGCGAAAGAGAAAAAGACCGGCGGCGATTTTAAAGAAATCGACCTGCTGACGCGCCAGTTAAAGAAACTGGATAACGGTACAGCGGCGACGCAGCCGAAAAAGAAAGTACGAAAGAAGCAAAATTTCTTTTCGGAAGAACAAATTGTCGCGCTGCGGGGAAAAATTCTTGATTCGCTGCACTGGCATCAGCGGGGCTGGTACGACAATCACCACCACCGCAACCGCATGCTGTTGAAGTCGCGGCAAATCGGGGCCACTTGGTATTTTGCCCGTGAAGCGCTCCTGCGTGCGTTGCGTGATGATGTGAAATATGGCTATCAGCGCAACCAAATATTTCTGTCTGCCAGCCGCCGACAGGCCTTTCAGTTCCGTAACTTCATCCGCGATGCGGCCGCCGAGGTTGACGTCGAATTAAAAGGCGGCGACATGATCAAGCTGTTCAACGGCGCCGAGCTGCATTTTCTCGGCACCTCGGCAGCGTCGGCACAGTCCTATACCGGCAACCTGTATTTTGATGAATTCTTTTGGGTAGGGCGGTTTGCCGAACTGAAAAGGGTGGCCGGCGCCATGGCAACACTTACAGGGCTGACAAGCACCTATTTTTCCACCCCGTCAGCTGAAAGCCACGAGGCTTACCCGTTCTGGACGGGGGAAGCCTTCAACAAAGGGCGCACGCAGGGCAAGCGCGTGGAGTTTGATACGACATGGAAGACGTTGAACAGCGGGGTGATGTGTCCGGATAAAACCTGGCGCCAGATCGTTACCCTGCAAGATGCCGCCGATCACGGCTGGGATCTCACCGATATTGACGAAATCCGCGAGGAAAAAAGCCCGGAAGAGTACGAACAGCTTTATAACTGTGCGTTTATTCGCGACGGCGAAGCTGCCTTTAACTACGACATGCTGCTGTCCTGTGGCGCCGATGGGTATGACGACTGGCCGGACTGGAAACCCTACGCCATGCGCCCGATGGCCGATCGCCCGGTGTGGATTGGCTACGATCCCAATGGCGCCAGCGGGAAGGGTGACAGCGGTGCCATATCCGTTAACGCGGCGCCGCTTATCGCCGGCGGCAAGTTCCGCACGATTGAAACGCAACGCATCCGGGGCCTGGAGTTTGAACAACAGGCTGCGCTGATTATCGGCATGCTCACCCGCTATAACGTGCAACACATTGGCATTGATGGGCAGGGGATTGGCGAGGCGGTTTATCAGTTGGTCAAGAAAGCTTTTCCGGCGGCTGTCTGCTATCAGTTCTCGTTAGCCAGTAAACGTGCGCTGGTACTGAAAATGCAGCAAATGGTACGCGCCGGCCGCTGGGAATATGACCGCAGCGAGCGCGATTTGATCACAGCGTTCAACTCGGTACGCAAAATTGTTACACCCGGCGGGATGATCAGCTATGACACCGACCGATCGCGCGGCGTCAGCCACGGCGATCTTGCCTGGGCAACAATGCTTGCCATTATCAACGAGCCGCTGGGCCAGGACGGCGGCAAAACCATGACGGTTATGGAGTATTAA